CCTTGGCATGTCTCTGTTGGGTCCTGTAAATATAACGATCACCATGTGAACCTGACCCCCCGCGACTGGCATGGAAATGGCTCATTCTCACTAAGCACATTGTGTTTTTGGATGGATCTTGCAAAACATGttatttattaaaagaaaatacaGGTTTTGCATTTCAGAAACTAGGCTACTGTCATcttttatgtgtttgtgtgtaaggATCTTCATTTGATGACATGTTTGAGTTGTGTGACAGGATTTAATGTGATTGGGAGTGTGATCGTAGATTTGTCTCAGATTAGACCCTTAAGACACTGTGTTTTTATGGTGAGATTAAACATTAAGACAGAATACAAGAAAGTTTCTCTTTAATGACAAATATTACTGTCCCTTTTCATGATTTCACTTTTGCTCATCTAGACAATAGAGCAACAACCCACCCACCCCTGATCAGAAGAATGAAAGGCACACCACATCACAGCTACAACGCACAGCAGAATTCTGGAACAGGGAAGACAGACACTCAACACACCACATCACAGCTACAACGCACAGCAGAATTCAGGAACAGGGAAGACAGACACTCAACACACCACATCACAGCTACAACGCACAGCAGAATTCAGGAACAGGGAAGACAGACACTCAACACACCACATCACAGCTACAACGCACAGCAGAATTCAGGAACAGGGAAGACAGACACTCAACACACCACATCACAGCTACAACGCACAGCAGAATTCAGGAACAGGGAAGACAGACACTCAACACACCACACCACAGCTACAACGCACAGCAGAATTCAGGAACAGGGAAGACAGACACTCAACATAAACATTTGTAGTTGTCATCTTGGCTTGTCCTACTTTTCTTCACATTAACCCGACTGTTCAACACCCCCATTCTTGCCAAAGCGGAAAAGCCAGGAAATGAGGTTAAATGGGAAAGTTCACTCAATAAGTAACATTCAACTCCATTATGTGTCTTAGGGACTGTATAAATGTATGTCCCATCTGGAGGGGTATGACGCTGCTCTCTGTGCTATGGGCAATTACAGAGGCTATACTCCACATTTTTGTTGCTTGTGTTCTTTGATCCTAATTTATCTCTTTATGTCACTGGGTTGTTGATCAATCCATTTTATACGGCATTAattatttcctgtttttattaTATAGATTTTGGTATATTTTGacctttttattgttttatttttattgtgtgtattgtattggtatttattttgcttatttattcACATTATACTaaatttatttgcttatttctTTGAGCTGTACCTTAGTTGTATATTTTATACAGCTTTGTTTCTCATTTAGTCCCATATGTGGAGTACTTTGAGCTGTAATAAAGTgccataaaaataaagaattatttattattattactttaggTGGCTGCATGTTCTGCTTTGGCAAGTGTGAGGGGCTACAGCTCAGCTAAGGATGATAGGAGTGGTGAAatgctggggggcggggcttcagcTAAGGATGATAGGAGTGGTGAAatgctggggggcggggcttcaggTGAGGATGATGGGAGTGGTGAAAtgctgggggcggggcttcaggTAAGGATGATAGGAGTGGTGAAatgctggggggcggggcttcaggTAAGGATGATGGGAGTGGTGAAatgctggggggcggggcttcaggTGAGGATGATGGGAGTGGTGAaatgctggggggtggggcttcagGTGAGGATGATGGGAGTGGTGAAATGCTGGGGGGCGTGGCTTCAGGTGAGGATGATGGGAGTGGTGAAatgctggggggcggggcttcaggTGAGGATGATGGGAGTGGTGAAatgctggggggcggggcttcaggTGCACTTGTGCATGCAGAGCAGCAGCTCCATGCGCACAGCGATGCGTGTGTGCCAGCCCAGCGGCAGCACCCGGATATAACGTGCCACGATAGGCGGCCGCATCAGGTTCTGCACGGACGAAGACCGGTCCGAGTTCCCATAGAACACCTGAGGAGAGACGGCACGCAGGCCTCAGGATCGCCTGGAAACGCAGCAGCCCGCTGGATCTGAGCACATTCATAATAACCCAGCGCACCCCAGGACACAGTGTCCCAGTTCAGGTACTGGGAGGACACAGCGCATACTGGAGGTTCAGCTGAATTCTGATACTTGGAGGAGTGTTTGTGATAAAGAGGTACGTGAAAAGATGCTTTATTTTATGCActaattatataattaataatattaatgatGTGATGTGTAATTACATGACTATTCATTATTCAGATAgaatttaattagttaatttaTAGTGCTGTACAATTAAAAACAGCAGCTAATCCTAATTTGTACAATAGTTTTCACACAAAGCAGATCAGTTTTGGTAAAGCTATAGGTCAGCCTGATTAAAGATAATTTAATTAATGTGACCTAAAACCACCACAGGGGGGCGCCCTGTTCTCATCCTGTGTACTGCGGCACATCCGTGAGCCTGAAAGACAGGCAGCCTCACCCTGTTGTTGCCAGTTTGGTCCTTGTAGTAGATCCAGTTGAGTGTCTCGTTAGAGCGATACTGAATGCTGTACTTGGTCATCCACTCATCGGCATCGCAGCGGCCCTGGGTCAGAATCCCAGACACCACATGCACCTCCTTCAGGTCGATCTGCAGCCACTGGCTACTGTCTTGGTACTTAGAGAGCCAGgcacacctggggggggggcgcaggggggATACAATCACGCAAACAGGAAGCTGCTGCTGTTTTCCTGAAAGTGATAGTAGCTTATAGAAATTCTATTAATTCGTTAAGCATTGttatattaaaatgaaaatcatgGTCCCTGAAGGTTGCCAGGTCGAGTCCCAGAAGAAGTTATGCTGTAGCATCCATACTGAGCTAAATATCCAGCTGTAGCTATGGATGAAAACGTCCCCCAGGCAGACTCACCCAAAGCCCTGGTTGTTTAGCCGTGCTTTGCTTGGCACCCAGGAGGAGAACCACCCGGTATACTGCTCCTCGTTGGCACAGCTGATCTGGTCGGCAGCCACGGAGCCCGCCTCAAAGCCCAGCGGCTTGTGGTACGGGCACTCTGTGGGCAGACACGGCCGATCAGCCACTACCagcctggtgccccccccccatccacgaCATCAATCATTAGACTACATAAACAACTATCACGGCTGTTGATCCTTCACAAATGTATCTTCTGAGAATTTGTTTCTTAGCTTAGAAGTC
This window of the Paramormyrops kingsleyae isolate MSU_618 chromosome 1, PKINGS_0.4, whole genome shotgun sequence genome carries:
- the LOC111838174 gene encoding retinoschisin codes for the protein MEVSARHILLSLLLLAEALTGALTQGEEEEARGMWQSKACNCDCPGTPPMAFPTDTELAPPPPRSSLMDCMPECPYHKPLGFEAGSVAADQISCANEEQYTGWFSSWVPSKARLNNQGFGCAWLSKYQDSSQWLQIDLKEVHVVSGILTQGRCDADEWMTKYSIQYRSNETLNWIYYKDQTGNNRVFYGNSDRSSSVQNLMRPPIVARYIRVLPLGWHTRIAVRMELLLCMHKCT